The following is a genomic window from Antechinus flavipes isolate AdamAnt ecotype Samford, QLD, Australia chromosome 3, AdamAnt_v2, whole genome shotgun sequence.
TAAGCTTATTCTTATTAAGTCCCACCTTATTAGAGCTGACTCAGGGTTCCCAAATATCTTGATTTTGATTCCCAATTGTTCAGTGAGTTAGCTATCTTACCTGATTCTATGTCATCTGGGAATTTAAAAAGCCTCTATTGTATTTATCCACTCATtggtcaaataaaacaaaacacaaaacaagagAGAGGGATCCCTGAGGCCCTCCCAGAGACACCTTCCAGGGGGACACAGATCCCTTAGTCAGCACTCTTTTTACACAGCTGACCACCAGTGTTCCAATCTCCCTAACCACACTGGCCCGGCCCAGTTCCTCGCCCTCATCCGCAACAAGGACGCAGAAGACTTCCACTTGGCTTGGACCGGGTTGGGTTGAATCACGTTGGTTGGGGGCTTTGTGGAATTTCTGGAGGTCTCAGTGAGTTGTGTGGAGCGGTTAAGTTGTGTTGATAGGAGCCTTTGTACAAAGAGCCCTTTGGGCTGGCTGTGGGGAGGACCTGGTCCTAGGACCGTCTTTGCCAGGGGTGGATCTGTCCTTGGTGGAGCCTCAGTAGTGCTCCCGGCCCCTTCCACCTCCACGGGCTCCCGGCCCCTTCCACCTCCACGGGCTCCCGGCCCCTTCCACCTCCTCGGGCTCCCGGGCCCTTCCACCTCCTCGGGCTCCCGGGCTCTTCCACCTCCTCGGGCTCCCGGGCCCTTCCACCTCCTCGGGCTCCCGGCCCCTTCCACCTCCTCGGGCTCCCGGGCCCTTCCACCTCCTCGGGCTCTCTCTTCTTCGGTCGCACGGCACATAATTCCGTTGTCTGTGGTTGTACAGCCCTGAGGGAGACGACTGTGTATTTCCTGTGCTGCTGCATTTGTGCAAGGTCCCACGTGTCGTGCTGCCTGTCTGGGATGTCTGCGCGGTCTGTCAGTGTGTGGATGACTTTTCTGAATAGGGCTGAATAGGGTCTAGGCCTTTTGGCTTATCGGGCCCCAAACTGCACCCTCCCCTTGTCTACCTTAGTGTCTTCCTGTTCTAGCCCCCTTGCCCCTTCCTCAGCCCCTGAGAAAGTATGATGGGAGAGAGCTTTCTGGCCTTCCAATCTGGCTGTTGGAAACTCCCAAGTGATCCTGAGCATGTCAAGGAGCAattggggggcggggagagagagagagagagagagagagagagagagagagagagagagagagagagagagagagagagagaggagagagggacaCACGCAGACACAAACACAGATGAGGGGGATGCAGGCAAAGATGCTTTCTTTCCCAAGCTCCCTCCTCCAGGTTCTGGGACAGAACTGTCAGACTAAGATTGGGGTCGGGGTCACAGGGAGGTATTGCCTCGGAGCAAGCAGTCTGGTGGGGGGTGGGGCAGGGCTGGGACGAACCCAGTTCTCCAAATAAACAGCCTTAGTCTCCCCTACCGGGCACTGCCCTTGGctgagaagaggaagggggacCCAGACTGGGGGGACAGAGAACCACAACCTGGGGACACCCAGCCTGCACCGGTCCTAAATTTAGGGCTGGGATGGCCCCCGGGCCAGGGTGTCCGATGTCTGACACCTAAAAATAGCCCGAGGGGGGAAGGGCGGAGGAGTCCCCGGCGCGGTCTCTCCGGTCTCCTCCCGGATCTGGGTGTCTGCCTCCATCTCTCACCTGTGTGAGCCggacctccccctccccccggacTGCGCgccccctgagggcagggactggccACCGCGCCCACAGCGGCTCCCCACGCTGGCCCTTAATAAATGCCGGTTGAATGGAACCCGCGGCTCCGTGTGCTGTTTGTGGGCAGGCCCGCTGCCGTCCGTGCGGCTCCCTCCGAGCTGCTCTCTtgccctccctctcttccccgcGGAGCGGGGGCCCTCGGGAGGCCGGGACGGGGGCTGGGGCCTGGCCAGGGAAATGGGGCTCCAGTCTCCCCGCTTCTGTCTCCGTCTGGGCCCTTATCTTTCCCGGGGCGCCTGGTTTGTGTCTCCCCGCGGGAAAGGCTCGGAGTGGGGATGGGGGGACGCGCTGCCCCGACTGACACTTCTCTggcaagggagagaaggaagccGGGGCCAGGACGCCTGGGTCcaagaagggggtggggaggcgGGGAGGGAGGCGCTTAGGCCGGAGTCCCCGGCCGCCTAGGTGGACGGGGTGGGTGGGACTGCTGGTCACTCCCCCCGATGGGCGGGGTCAGCCTAGCGCCCGCCCCCTGTCCCGGGAGCGGGCCGCGCCGCGCGGATCCCGGCGCCAGGGAGCAGCGGCCGCCAGAGCCCCGAGCCCAGGCGGGTGTCCCAAGTAAGGTCCGGGCCGAATGTCGGGAAGGGGGGGCGCGGATCTCAGAGTGCGGCCGGCCGTGGGTCCGAGGGGGCGGACCCCGCCGGAGCTTGGGGGTGGGACCCcgcggggaaactgaggcaggaggcCGGCGGGCCGGGCCCAGGCTCGGAGCAGTTCCAGGGCGTCCGCAGGCGGGCGGGGAGGCCGGGACCAGCATCCGCTTTGTTTCTCTGCCCCCCTTTTTCCGTTAGCTGGGTCAGGCCTGCCTGGGTCCCAGAAGGGGCGGGGACTGGGTCCGGACGCCCGGGTCCTCCGGGGAGCGCTGGAAGTGGCCCGCACCCTCTCTCCGCCTTCCTCCCCGACTCCCTGCCCGCCCCCGCCCGGGCGGCAGCTCCAGGTATGTGCAGCTGAAGTCCTGGGCGGGTCCCGGCCTGTCCCAATTCTGAGGGAACATTCCTGGGAGCCGCCTCCGGGACCCAGGAGTCCAGCCCCCGCCCCTTGGGGTCCGGCGTCCGACCCCAGCCCCCGCCCCCTCGGGCCTCAGGCGCCCCTGCCCCCGAGTGACCCGGAGCTCCTTGCCCTCCCCAGCCCCGCCCCCTCAGGGACTTTGGGGTCCCACTTCCCCCAGTCGGTGCCCCTTGGGGACCCAGGCTTCCTGGCCCCCAGCCCCCTCCGCTGTCTGGGAGATGGATGGGCCGTGCGGGACATAATCTTTTCCAGCCCTTGAGCCTCATCCATCAGCCGCCGCCCCTCCCCGACATCTGCTTCCCATCCCGGGCAGGTTCCCGTCACCTGGGAAGGGGCCTGCGCAGAAGGCcctgtctgggggaggggatgccTGGGTCCTTCGGGAGGACACGAGGGAGAATCGCTCTTAAACTTCCCTCCTTTTTTGTTCCCAGGTGGTCctgcccccctccctctcccGGAATGGCCGGGAGGAGGGGGCTCCCGGAGACCCTGATGAGGGACCCTCAGAGCCCCCGAGCCCTCAGCCCAGGGTCCAGGAGGAGGTGGCCCTGAGAAGTCTGGTGAGCCTCGGATCTTCCCCTAcccatctttctccctctttcccaggGTGCTCCGACTGGAGAAAAAGGGGGCTCAGCCCTCAGAGCCCAATGGCTTCCCCTTGCAGAGGGGGGAGTCGGGAGGCCCCCACAGGGGCAGACACTCTCCCAAAGGAGGCCTCCTCTCTGGAGGCCCTTTCCCCAGgagccccttcccctcctccctggAGCCCCCTTCCCAAGGgagccccttcccctcctccctggACCTCTAGGCTGCCTCTCTGACCAGCGCCCTCTCTTTCCCAGGTGGCCACAGAGATGCTTCTCCCATCCCTCACGCCCCACGGCTGGctctgcctctctcttctctGGGGGCTGTTCTGCGTGGCCCCCCAGGAGCTACCACCGCTGCCCCCATTCCCGGGCCCCGAGTGGGATCTCCTGTCCCCACGGGTGGCCCTGTCCCGGGGGGCCCCCTCCGGGCCCCCGCTCCTCTTTGTCCTGGAAGCCTCCCTGGCGGCAGCC
Proteins encoded in this region:
- the NTF4 gene encoding neurotrophin-4 yields the protein MGGVSLAPAPCPGSGPRRADPGAREQRPPEPRAQAGVPTGSGLPGSQKGRGLGPDARVLRGALEVARTLSPPSSPTPCPPPPGRQLQVVLPPSLSRNGREEGAPGDPDEGPSEPPSPQPRVQEEVALRSLVATEMLLPSLTPHGWLCLSLLWGLFCVAPQELPPLPPFPGPEWDLLSPRVALSRGAPSGPPLLFVLEASLAAAPANRSRREAGVGAGAGRRGELAVCDAVSGWVTDRRTAVDLRGREVEVLGEVPAAGGGPLRQYFFETRCKAAGGPEGGAGCRGVDRRHWVSECKAKQSYVRALTADGQGRVGWRWIRIDTACVCTLLSRATAGGRA